A genomic window from Cloacibacillus evryensis DSM 19522 includes:
- a CDS encoding TetR/AcrR family transcriptional regulator, whose amino-acid sequence MRRTKEAAENTRKRIMEGALDLFIEKGFSNTSLTEIAHSLGITKGVVYWHFKNKEDILLQIVKRHCEAKIQEAVNALSDPMPEQTLYSFYKKSLNCFTSDERFIRVYNLLSQNHSWPEDIRNRVFDMLHDAGLKERGIVTAHIKKAQEAGAIRGDIEAEKIAVVITSVFNGLYMLQTKDLLPREFFMYDKLIFEPFSQTLASLNL is encoded by the coding sequence TTGCGCAGGACGAAAGAAGCGGCGGAAAATACGCGAAAGCGGATAATGGAGGGCGCGCTGGATCTTTTTATAGAAAAGGGGTTCTCCAATACGTCGCTTACGGAGATCGCTCACAGCCTCGGCATCACAAAGGGCGTCGTATACTGGCACTTTAAAAATAAAGAGGACATCCTTCTCCAAATCGTCAAACGCCATTGCGAAGCCAAGATACAAGAGGCGGTGAACGCGCTGAGCGACCCTATGCCGGAGCAAACTTTATACTCCTTTTACAAAAAGAGCTTGAACTGTTTCACCTCGGACGAACGGTTTATTCGCGTTTACAATCTGCTGAGCCAGAATCACAGCTGGCCGGAAGACATCAGGAACCGTGTTTTCGACATGCTCCACGACGCGGGCCTTAAGGAACGCGGGATCGTTACGGCTCACATAAAGAAAGCCCAGGAGGCGGGAGCGATCCGCGGAGACATTGAGGCCGAAAAGATCGCGGTCGTAATAACGTCGGTTTTCAACGGCCTCTATATGCTTCAAACGAAGGATCTGCTGCCGCGGGAATTCTTCATG